The Planococcus halocryophilus nucleotide sequence CCGTTTCTGCGCTACAGGAAGAGAAGGCCAGCTCCCAATCCAATGATGAACTTCAATTGTTGTTCGGCATGACCTTGTTTTTTGTCGTTTACACGATTATGTTCAGTCTTGTGCGTATCGTGGGCGAAAAAGAGACAGGTACATGGAATCGGATGGTTATTTCCCCAATCAGCAAATGGCAAATGTACTTTGGGCATCTCAGCTATAGTTTTTTGATCGGCTTTTCACAAATTACGTTGATCTTTCTCTTGTTCCGTTTTGCTTTTGGGTTTGAAATGGGTGGGGATTTTTGGTTATTGATCGTCATTGCCGCGTGCTATACATTTTCAATTGTCGCACTGGGGCTATTGATTATTTCTCTCGTCAGCCAGCCCCGCCAGCTGGGAGCAATCATTCCAATTATTGCGACTGGGATGGCGATGATTGGAGGGGCGTTCTGGCCAATCGAGCTGGTGACCAATGAGATCTTGTTGACGATTGCCAAAATACTGCCCATCACATACGGCATTCAAGCATTAACAAGTGTTGCCGTTTATGGAGACGGCTTGAAAGCAGTCATTGTGCCAATCTTGTTACTGCTTGGATTTGGCGGCATCTTTACATCCTTGGGCATTCGGTTGTTAGAATGGCGAAGCCCACAGCCTTAAAAAAGTGTAACGGTGAGCTGTCGCAGGTGCAAGAATCAATATCGACCACGAGATTTTCGAACCTGTCTAGAAGATGAAGTTATCAGCGCGCGATTACGCAGTGAAAAGTTCCCGAATTGTCGAATTCCGTGTGGGTGGGGAACACAGAAATTCACGTATGCAGTGAACAAAGGCGGCTAAGAAAATCCGCGTTCCCTGTAAAAGACAACTGAATTTAGAGGAGGGAAGTGTATGGAGTTCCTGAAAGTGAAGGGCAAGATCAAAACCGGAAAACTGGCGTTGAGTATAATGGTGCCGATTGTCGGCGGTTCATTAGCCGGCGCTTTCGCAAACCGCAACACCAAAGAAGAATACGCTGAATTGAAAAGGCCATCTTTCTCCCCGCCACCTTGGATCTTTCCCTTGGCGTGGACCGCTTTATACACTTCCATGGGAGTGGCAAAATACAGAGCAGCGGAAAAAGCCGCGTTGAAAAAAGAAGAGGGGAAAGTACTGCTCCCATACAATTTGCAATTGGGTCTGAACTTCCTGTGGTCATTTCTTTTCTTCAAATGGGGGCTACGCGGCACCGCGCTTGCGGAAATGGCTTTGCTGCTCGCAACGATAACGTGGACGACGTATGTATTTTACCAATACGATCAAACAGCCGGCACTCTCATGGTCCCTTATATCGCTTGGGTAATGTTCGCAATGGGCTTGAATGCTTCGATCTGGAAGCTGAATAAATGAACGGTAAGGGAGCAGGCCACTGGAGAACTAAGAGGAGAACGAAAGGAGAACAATATGAGAACTGATAAAGGATTTAAAGTAAATGCAGGGGATGCCAGATTTGGAGAACACTTCAAAATGAAAGGTGTTACGCTGAATAATTTAGACCTCAAAATCTCCGCGGCTGACACGGAAAATGATTTAACGGTGTTTGAGCAAACCGGACTTACTCCAAACGGAGGACCGCCTTTGCACATCCATCCTTTTCAGGACGAATGGTTTTATGTAATTGAAGGAGAATATCTATTTCAAGTTGGTGATAACAAATATCAAATGAAATCGGGCGACACTATTTACCTTCCAAGAAATGTGCAACATGCCTTCTTGCAATTGACAGAAAAAGGAAAGATGTTAGTTTCTTATTTGCCAGCAGGAAAGATGGAAGCATTTTTTAAGGTTACAGACAAGTGGACTTCTCCCCCGACAAAAGAAGAGATTACAAAAGTATTTGCAGATCATGATATGAAAGTTGTTGGAGCACCATTGAAAGCTGATTAACTAATTGGGAAATTGCGTCCCAGGGAAAGAAACAATTCTAAACGATTTTGTTAATTCAAGTCAATTGAATACAACAGAACATCCAATCCCGAGAATGCAAAGTTCTTGGGATTGGATGTTTTTTGTTCCACTCCCAAGGAAGCGCAATAAAATGAAACGATTCCATTTATAATCCATGCATTGCACACACGCTGTATTGACAAAGCGGATGTGTTTTTTCATTTTATTAGTCAGTATAATATTTTCGGGAATTTTGCCAATCGCAATGAAGTGGAAGTTCGACAACTATTAGAGGTATGCCATTCGGAATAAGGCACTTTCTATATTAATTTACGAATAAAGCATGTGACTTTTGATGCTTTTATGACAAAAAGAGTAAAAAATCAAAATTTATATTGAATAATTTGTTAATTCGGAATATTATAAAAGGAGAATAAAAAAATAAAGGAAATGAAAGGAGAAAAAAATGAAAAAAGGTATTTTTGGAATTTTATCGGGAACGCTTTTGTTTATTGGTACTACTTTTAGTGTCGCTGCGGATAATCACGTGGACAGAGATTGCGGTGAATTTGCAAACCATGAGGAAGTTATGGCATTTTGGTATGAAAATGGGTATAACGCAGACAATGATCCTCATGATCTCGACCGTGATAATGACGGATTAGCCTGTGAAGTAAGTCAAAGTGAATATGACAATTACGTAGCCAGCCAGGAAAATGATGATTCTGAGGAAGCAGTAGAAGAAAATGAGGAAGAAGGAGCAGCTTTACCGGATACCGCTTCGAACGGTCCTCTTATGATGCTATTCGGCGCTGGTATCGCTGGTGCGGGTTCATTGCTTTTATTCCGTCGTAAAAATAGAATGGCTTAATCTTAATGCGGAGCGGCAGGGAGTCTTCTGCCGCTTTACTGTGAGGTGATGATGCTTGATGAGGCGTTGGGTCGGCTTGATGCTTTTGTTTATTGGAATAGCAATCGTAGTCTATAATTTCCAGGAATGGAATACTGGACGAACAGCTGCACAGGATATCACTGAAAAAGAAGTGCAGGATTTTAAAGAAATTGCACAATCGATTGAAAAAGAGATGATTTTTACTCCACCGCCTGTTGAAAGCGTTCCTTCTCCTCTTCTCACTGCAGACGTATCACATGAAACGGGAGGAGAAATTGCAACACTACTTATACCGAAAATCGAACAAAAGTATTCAGTCTACTGGGGAACTGATCCTTCCGTTTTGAATCAGGGAGTCGGGGTGTTTGTCAGTGATCTGACGACTGTTCCCGGTGGTTACGGGCATACTGTGTTAAGCGGCCACCGTGATACAGTGTTTACAAGATTGGGAGAGTTGGAAAAGGCGGATTTGCTCCATGTCCAATACGAAACTAAGACGTATGTATATGAGGTTATGGATAGTTGGATTACGCATGAAGATGATAGGACTGTCATTGTGGAAAAAGACGAATCTATTCTGACTTTAACAACTTGTTATCCGTTTGATTTCATCGGTTATGCATCAGACCGCTATATCGTACAAGCAAGATTGGTTGGTGAGCATGATATTGCAGATTAGCACACTGAATGAAATCGCACCCCTAAATCGCGCCCCAGTGAAAGAAACAATTCTAAACGATTCCGACAATACGTTACAATTCATATCACATACATTGCCACACCTGCTGCATCTACATTGCTGGTGTGGTTTTTTCGTATTATTCATCTGTATAAATTGTGTGGGAATTGTTTCGCTCCCTGGGAAGCAATATCTAAAAGTGTTGCAATAAAGTGCTAAGAAGGAGTTAACAAATTTGGACCTTTCCTATTGGATGGGTAAGGTCATTTTTTGATATCGGCGAAAATAGAGATCAGTGGAATAAAAACTCGGATCAGCATATAGAATTTAGTTCAGGAGATGCTATATGAACTAGACCCTCATTGTGTTATATTGGTAATATTATAGTATAAATGGGAATTGTATAATACTTCAAAAGAACTATGTCAGGAATTATTTTACAAAATAATAGATTCAATACATTGCTAGCTCATAGCAAGTCAAAATAGTAAGCACGATCTAATCTTCATAATCAGAAAGGGGCTTATACGTATGTGGAAAAACAAAAAACTAGTAGCGACAGCCGGGCTAATCGTTCTGTTAAGTGGCTGTGGCGAAGAAACACTCGAGAAGGATGAAGCAGTCCTTGAAACAACAGAAGTTGAAGCTGCAGAGCCAGAAAAATCTGAAGAAGAAGTAGCAAAAGCTGAGACAGAAGAGAAGAAAAAAGCGGAAGCGGAAGAACAAGCAAAGGCTGAGACAGAAGCAAAAGAAAAAGCCGCGGTAGAGGAAAAAGCTAAGGCAGAAGCGGAAGAACAGAAAAAAGCAGAAGAACTAGCAAAAGTTG carries:
- a CDS encoding ABC transporter permease, whose translation is MKAVFLLQWRRFYRRPLFVLAMYGLTIIFISVAAAGNGGGPEMIPLYADESVSETEAKEWLKRLDAEAQFSFKLMSEAQAREYVAEGDVSQAVKLFETDYVILVGRDDPVRIALHSLLRRVYSEELRLENAAQSTPDIREQLAETISNPALAVSVSALQEEKASSQSNDELQLLFGMTLFFVVYTIMFSLVRIVGEKETGTWNRMVISPISKWQMYFGHLSYSFLIGFSQITLIFLLFRFAFGFEMGGDFWLLIVIAACYTFSIVALGLLIISLVSQPRQLGAIIPIIATGMAMIGGAFWPIELVTNEILLTIAKILPITYGIQALTSVAVYGDGLKAVIVPILLLLGFGGIFTSLGIRLLEWRSPQP
- a CDS encoding TspO/MBR family protein, coding for MEFLKVKGKIKTGKLALSIMVPIVGGSLAGAFANRNTKEEYAELKRPSFSPPPWIFPLAWTALYTSMGVAKYRAAEKAALKKEEGKVLLPYNLQLGLNFLWSFLFFKWGLRGTALAEMALLLATITWTTYVFYQYDQTAGTLMVPYIAWVMFAMGLNASIWKLNK
- a CDS encoding cupin domain-containing protein, with the protein product MRTDKGFKVNAGDARFGEHFKMKGVTLNNLDLKISAADTENDLTVFEQTGLTPNGGPPLHIHPFQDEWFYVIEGEYLFQVGDNKYQMKSGDTIYLPRNVQHAFLQLTEKGKMLVSYLPAGKMEAFFKVTDKWTSPPTKEEITKVFADHDMKVVGAPLKAD
- a CDS encoding LPXTG cell wall anchor domain-containing protein, which codes for MKKGIFGILSGTLLFIGTTFSVAADNHVDRDCGEFANHEEVMAFWYENGYNADNDPHDLDRDNDGLACEVSQSEYDNYVASQENDDSEEAVEENEEEGAALPDTASNGPLMMLFGAGIAGAGSLLLFRRKNRMA
- a CDS encoding class D sortase, which codes for MRRWVGLMLLFIGIAIVVYNFQEWNTGRTAAQDITEKEVQDFKEIAQSIEKEMIFTPPPVESVPSPLLTADVSHETGGEIATLLIPKIEQKYSVYWGTDPSVLNQGVGVFVSDLTTVPGGYGHTVLSGHRDTVFTRLGELEKADLLHVQYETKTYVYEVMDSWITHEDDRTVIVEKDESILTLTTCYPFDFIGYASDRYIVQARLVGEHDIAD